In the Paraburkholderia acidisoli genome, one interval contains:
- the dctA gene encoding C4-dicarboxylate transporter DctA, which produces MRPPKLRKYLSKLYVQVLIGIVAGIAVGHFYPDIGADLKPLGDLFIKLIRMALAPIIFASVVVGIARMNDLHEAGRVGVKALLYFEAASTVALLIGMVVVDTIKPGSGMNIDPAHIDSSAIASYAHAAHDHTTLGFLMSIVPNSIVGAFANGEILPIIFFSVLFAIALAKLGPRTAPLVDMLDMFLQGMFGIVRIVMYVAPIGAFGGMAFTIAKYGLGTLASFGELMLCLYATSILFVAVGLGLVMRVCGFSLWKYLRYIRDEILITFGTASTEAVLPQMLVKMEHLGCSRPVVGMVLPTGYTFNADGTAIYLTMAALFVAQAMNIHLTLLDQFVVLGVLLLTSKGSAGVAGAGFVALAATLASMHKIPVSGLVLLLGVDRFLNEARAVTNLIGNGVATIVVARWEGALDVDRARAILNRDPDFDAGDADTAHAAPESTGFGLSVGDPVAGTGRR; this is translated from the coding sequence ATGCGGCCCCCGAAACTCAGAAAATATCTTTCGAAGCTCTACGTCCAGGTACTGATCGGCATCGTGGCCGGCATTGCCGTCGGTCACTTCTACCCCGACATAGGCGCCGACCTCAAACCGCTGGGCGATCTCTTCATCAAGCTGATTCGCATGGCGCTCGCGCCGATCATCTTCGCATCGGTTGTCGTGGGCATTGCGCGCATGAACGATCTGCACGAAGCGGGCCGCGTGGGCGTGAAAGCGCTGCTCTACTTCGAGGCGGCATCCACCGTCGCGCTGCTGATCGGCATGGTCGTGGTCGATACGATCAAGCCCGGCAGCGGCATGAATATCGATCCCGCGCATATCGACAGTTCGGCCATCGCCAGCTACGCCCACGCCGCGCACGATCACACCACGCTCGGCTTCCTCATGAGCATCGTGCCGAACAGCATTGTGGGCGCGTTCGCGAACGGCGAGATCCTGCCGATCATCTTCTTCTCCGTGCTGTTCGCCATCGCGCTCGCCAAGCTCGGCCCGCGCACCGCGCCGCTCGTCGACATGCTCGACATGTTTCTGCAAGGCATGTTCGGCATCGTGCGCATCGTCATGTACGTCGCGCCCATTGGCGCGTTCGGCGGCATGGCCTTCACCATCGCGAAGTACGGTCTCGGCACGCTCGCATCGTTCGGCGAGTTGATGCTGTGCCTTTACGCGACGTCGATCCTGTTCGTCGCGGTCGGGCTCGGTCTCGTGATGCGCGTGTGCGGCTTCTCGCTGTGGAAGTATCTGCGCTATATCCGCGACGAAATCCTGATCACGTTCGGTACGGCGTCGACCGAAGCGGTGCTGCCGCAAATGCTCGTGAAGATGGAGCATCTCGGCTGCTCGCGTCCGGTGGTGGGCATGGTGCTGCCGACCGGCTACACGTTCAATGCGGACGGCACGGCGATCTATCTCACCATGGCCGCCCTGTTCGTGGCCCAGGCGATGAACATTCATCTCACGCTGCTCGATCAGTTCGTGGTGCTCGGCGTGCTGCTGCTGACCTCGAAGGGCTCGGCCGGCGTGGCGGGCGCGGGCTTCGTCGCGCTCGCCGCGACCCTCGCGTCCATGCACAAGATACCGGTCTCGGGGCTCGTGCTGCTGCTAGGCGTGGACCGCTTCCTGAACGAAGCGCGCGCCGTGACCAACCTGATCGGCAATGGCGTGGCGACGATCGTGGTCGCGCGCTGGGAAGGCGCGCTGGATGTCGATCGTGCGCGCGCGATCCTCAATCGCGACCCCGACTTCGACGCGGGCGATGCCGATACGGCGCATGCCGCGCCGGAGTCGACCGGTTTTGGGTTGTCGGTGGGCGACCCGGTGGCGGGCACCGGCCGGCGCTAA
- a CDS encoding NAD(P)-dependent oxidoreductase — MKVALIGASGFVGKHVLRELLARGHEVTAIARKSGSLAPQEGLTVVSGDAYSQASIASAVQGHDAVVSSFNPGWNDPELFDNFLRGNDAIVRGVEASGVKRYVVIGGAGSLFVAPGVQLVDTEGFIAHVPPNIVPGAKAARDALTDLRGNTVLDWTFVSPPAFLEEGERTGTYRLGNEDLLMDGDKPAGIAVADLAVAIVDELETPRHIKARFTAARNV; from the coding sequence ATGAAAGTTGCGTTGATTGGCGCGTCGGGGTTCGTTGGCAAGCACGTGTTGCGCGAACTGCTCGCGCGCGGGCACGAGGTCACGGCCATCGCCCGCAAGAGCGGCAGCCTCGCGCCGCAGGAAGGTTTGACCGTGGTTAGCGGCGACGCGTATTCGCAAGCGTCGATCGCGAGCGCCGTGCAAGGTCACGACGCCGTCGTGTCGTCATTCAATCCCGGCTGGAACGATCCCGAACTGTTCGACAACTTCCTGCGCGGCAACGACGCGATCGTGCGCGGCGTGGAAGCGAGCGGCGTGAAGCGCTATGTGGTGATCGGCGGCGCGGGCAGCCTGTTCGTCGCGCCCGGCGTGCAACTCGTGGATACCGAGGGCTTCATCGCGCACGTGCCGCCGAATATCGTCCCCGGCGCGAAGGCCGCGCGCGACGCGCTGACCGACTTGCGCGGCAACACCGTGCTGGACTGGACGTTCGTGAGCCCGCCCGCCTTCCTGGAAGAAGGCGAGCGCACCGGCACGTATCGGCTTGGCAACGAGGATCTGCTGATGGATGGCGACAAGCCCGCCGGCATAGCGGTGGCGGATCTCGCCGTGGCGATTGTCGATGAACTCGAAACGCCGCGTCACATCAAGGCGCGTTTCACGGCCGCGCGCAACGTCTAA
- the flhC gene encoding flagellar transcriptional regulator FlhC, which translates to MTRKSVTEDAQEVFRAIALIELGARMQVLESELSISRDRLIRLYRELRGVSPPKGMLPFSADWYMPWLPNIHASLFFNTYLFLRKEASCSHLDALTKGYKLYLEHCTRTDAEPVLDLTRAWTLVRFFEAEMLQLTPCCRCTGKFVAHKHDLQKGVVCGACQPPSRAGKTRKAAARAAVQAFAEVTHEEVIEPIIDPIEAVDAVNEVAAFQAA; encoded by the coding sequence ATGACCCGAAAGAGCGTCACGGAAGACGCTCAGGAAGTCTTTCGCGCCATCGCGCTGATCGAACTCGGCGCGCGCATGCAGGTGCTCGAGAGCGAATTGTCGATTTCGCGCGACCGCCTCATCCGTTTGTATCGCGAGTTGCGCGGCGTCTCGCCGCCCAAAGGCATGCTGCCGTTTTCCGCCGACTGGTATATGCCGTGGCTGCCGAACATCCATGCCTCGCTGTTCTTCAACACGTATCTGTTCTTGCGAAAGGAGGCGAGCTGCTCGCATCTCGACGCGCTCACGAAAGGCTACAAGCTCTATCTGGAGCATTGCACGCGCACGGACGCCGAGCCCGTGCTCGACCTGACGCGTGCGTGGACCCTGGTGCGTTTCTTCGAAGCCGAGATGCTGCAACTCACGCCGTGTTGCCGCTGCACGGGCAAGTTCGTCGCGCACAAGCACGACTTGCAGAAGGGTGTGGTGTGCGGTGCGTGCCAGCCGCCGTCACGCGCGGGCAAGACGCGCAAGGCCGCGGCGCGCGCGGCGGTGCAGGCCTTTGCCGAAGTCACGCACGAGGAAGTGATCGAGCCGATAATCGACCCGATCGAAGCCGTCGATGCCGTGAACGAAGTGGCGGCATTTCAGGCGGCTTGA
- the flhD gene encoding flagellar transcriptional regulator FlhD: MNTLDIQESIREVNLSYLVLAQRMLREDRAIGMFRLGLSGEVADLLMGLSLAQVIKLASSDHLLCAFRFNDQMLLSALTQPAKHVEVGSAHAAILMAGHPVELLV, from the coding sequence ATGAACACGCTCGACATTCAGGAAAGCATTCGCGAAGTCAATCTGTCTTATCTCGTGCTGGCGCAGCGCATGCTGCGCGAAGACCGGGCGATCGGCATGTTCCGGCTCGGTTTATCCGGCGAGGTCGCCGACCTGCTGATGGGCCTGTCGCTCGCGCAGGTCATCAAGCTCGCGTCGTCGGATCACTTGTTATGCGCGTTCCGCTTCAACGACCAGATGCTGCTCTCGGCGCTCACGCAGCCCGCGAAGCACGTTGAGGTCGGCTCCGCCCATGCCGCCATTCTCATGGCCGGTCATCCCGTCGAACTTCTCGTCTAA
- a CDS encoding (R)-mandelonitrile lyase, whose translation MQITRCGSQSSVAGPADYFTGTVRIDAPFAGTGPARTGGATVTFEPGARTAWHTHPFGQTLLVTAGRGWVQRDGGAVEDIRAGDIVWIAPGEKHWHGATATTAMTHIAIAEQLDGSPVTWMEPVSDAHYHAGATAR comes from the coding sequence ATGCAGATCACCCGATGCGGTTCGCAATCGTCCGTGGCCGGACCCGCCGACTACTTCACCGGCACGGTGCGCATCGACGCGCCCTTCGCCGGCACCGGGCCGGCCCGGACCGGCGGCGCCACCGTCACCTTCGAGCCGGGCGCGCGCACGGCGTGGCACACGCATCCGTTCGGCCAGACGCTGCTGGTCACGGCCGGCCGCGGCTGGGTACAGCGCGACGGCGGCGCGGTGGAAGACATTCGCGCGGGCGACATCGTCTGGATCGCACCCGGCGAAAAGCACTGGCACGGCGCCACCGCCACCACCGCGATGACGCATATCGCCATCGCCGAACAACTCGACGGCAGTCCGGTCACGTGGATGGAACCCGTTTCGGACGCGCACTATCACGCGGGCGCAACCGCACGCTAA
- a CDS encoding aldo/keto reductase gives MQKRMLGNSGLEVSAMGLGCMGLSYGYGPATNKADAIALIRAAFEQGVTFFDTAEAYAQGENETLLGEALAPFRDQVVIATKFGFEGGDVQQGVNSKPDNIRAVTEAALKRLRTDRIDLLYQHRVDPEVPMEDVAGAVKTLIEQGKVKHFGLSEAGVESIRRAHAVQPVAALQSEYSLWWREPEHAILPLLAELGIGFVPFSPLGKGFLTGAIDASTGFDQTDFRNIVPRFSEENRKANQALVDVLKQIAASLNATPAQIALAWLLAQKPWIAPIPGTTKLPRLTENIGGAAIALSAENLRDIEARLAPIAVQGERYPAHLQARVGK, from the coding sequence ATGCAAAAACGGATGCTGGGGAATAGCGGCCTGGAAGTCTCGGCAATGGGACTGGGCTGCATGGGATTGAGCTACGGCTACGGGCCGGCCACGAACAAAGCCGACGCGATCGCGCTGATCCGCGCCGCGTTCGAGCAGGGCGTGACCTTCTTCGATACCGCCGAAGCCTATGCGCAAGGCGAAAACGAAACGCTGCTCGGCGAGGCGCTCGCGCCCTTTCGCGACCAGGTCGTGATCGCGACCAAGTTCGGCTTCGAAGGCGGCGACGTCCAGCAGGGCGTGAACAGCAAGCCGGACAACATTCGCGCGGTCACCGAGGCGGCGCTCAAACGCCTGCGCACGGATCGCATCGATTTGCTGTATCAGCATCGCGTCGATCCCGAGGTGCCGATGGAAGACGTCGCGGGCGCGGTCAAGACGTTGATCGAGCAGGGCAAGGTCAAGCACTTCGGCCTGTCGGAAGCGGGCGTCGAGTCGATTCGCCGCGCGCATGCCGTGCAGCCCGTTGCCGCGTTGCAGAGCGAATATTCGCTGTGGTGGCGCGAGCCGGAACACGCGATCCTGCCGCTGCTCGCAGAACTCGGCATTGGCTTCGTGCCGTTCAGCCCGCTTGGCAAGGGCTTTTTGACGGGCGCGATCGACGCCAGCACCGGCTTCGATCAAACGGACTTCCGCAATATCGTGCCGCGCTTCTCCGAGGAAAATCGCAAGGCGAATCAGGCGCTCGTGGACGTGCTCAAGCAGATCGCCGCGAGCCTGAACGCAACGCCCGCGCAAATCGCGCTCGCGTGGCTGCTCGCGCAGAAGCCGTGGATCGCACCGATTCCAGGCACGACGAAATTGCCGCGGTTGACGGAGAATATCGGCGGCGCCGCCATTGCGCTTTCGGCGGAAAATCTGCGTGATATCGAGGCGCGGCTTGCGCCCATCGCCGTGCAGGGCGAGCGCTATCCGGCGCATTTGCAGGCGCGCGTGGGGAAGTGA
- a CDS encoding LysR family transcriptional regulator: MRTDATSDFEFFVQLAKLKSLSGAARSMGITPPAATKRLGILEARFRTRLVNRTTRSVSLTPEGETFARYASQILEQVREMEDAIAGSPADPHGRLRINATLGFGRTTIAPLVSEFAKRYPHVDIQFVVTDRPVDLVEGAFDMAIRFGELPDQRLRARRLMSNRRFLCASPKYLERHGMPRRKEDLVDHRCIIHTQNDDAFGVWRFMQEDHLEALKVNGSLASNDGDIVLRWALDGHGILIRSEWDLAKYIQSGRLSLVLPEVVLPSADLFVYYPGQRNESIRARAFIDFLVKHFEAPFVPVDIGKPAGGRKRAGRGKGG; the protein is encoded by the coding sequence ATGAGAACCGATGCCACTTCCGACTTCGAGTTCTTCGTGCAACTGGCGAAGCTCAAGAGCCTTTCCGGCGCGGCGCGGTCAATGGGCATCACGCCGCCCGCGGCCACCAAACGGCTGGGCATACTCGAAGCGCGTTTCCGTACGCGGCTCGTCAACCGCACCACCCGCAGCGTGAGCCTGACGCCCGAAGGCGAGACATTCGCGCGCTACGCCTCGCAGATCCTCGAACAGGTGCGCGAAATGGAAGACGCGATCGCGGGCTCGCCCGCCGACCCGCACGGGCGCTTGCGCATCAACGCGACGCTCGGTTTCGGGCGCACCACGATCGCGCCGCTGGTATCGGAATTCGCCAAGCGCTATCCGCATGTCGATATCCAGTTCGTCGTGACGGACCGCCCCGTCGATCTGGTCGAAGGCGCGTTCGACATGGCAATCCGCTTCGGCGAGTTACCGGATCAGCGCTTGCGCGCGCGTCGGCTGATGAGCAACCGCCGCTTCCTTTGCGCCTCGCCGAAGTACCTGGAGCGGCACGGCATGCCGCGGCGCAAGGAGGATCTGGTCGATCACCGCTGCATCATCCACACGCAAAACGACGATGCGTTCGGCGTGTGGCGTTTCATGCAGGAAGATCATCTGGAGGCGCTGAAGGTGAACGGCTCGCTCGCGAGCAACGACGGCGATATCGTGCTGCGTTGGGCGCTGGATGGCCATGGCATTCTGATTCGCTCGGAATGGGATCTCGCCAAATACATTCAGAGCGGCAGGCTCAGCCTCGTGCTGCCGGAGGTGGTGCTGCCTTCCGCGGATCTCTTCGTGTATTACCCGGGGCAACGCAACGAATCCATTCGCGCTCGCGCGTTCATCGACTTTCTGGTGAAGCATTTCGAGGCGCCATTCGTGCCGGTGGATATTGGCAAGCCGGCTGGCGGGCGGAAGCGGGCGGGGCGGGGGAAGGGGGGATGA
- a CDS encoding LysR family transcriptional regulator gives MGDLRQLVVFAETVASGSMSAAAARLGMTPSAVSQTIKALERQAGVTLLHRSTRKLALTEDGKQCYAHCERLMSSWKAASDSLSQARDAPSGELRIAAPLGLGPLIAPALSLVLSTWPQLRLRLMVSDDMVDLIDARVDLAIRIGKLADSGWTAQKLCELDTILCASPAYLERHGTPGTPQALSGHHWIALEREVEAARSLDAADGAAPAIPVTLYTESRAEKRPEKRPEKRTEKRVKQTVRVNVRAMSTSQPAVQQLCEEGMGIARVSYVEVLAQLKSRRLVHVLPKWAFAPLPVTLVTPRKEGQPAKVRAAVQALRDYFRDLPVVRASGE, from the coding sequence ATGGGCGATCTGCGCCAGCTGGTGGTGTTCGCGGAAACGGTCGCCAGCGGCTCAATGAGCGCCGCCGCTGCGCGGCTCGGCATGACGCCCTCCGCGGTGAGCCAGACCATCAAGGCGCTGGAGCGGCAGGCCGGCGTCACCCTGCTGCATCGCTCGACGCGCAAGCTCGCGCTCACCGAAGACGGCAAGCAGTGCTACGCGCATTGCGAGCGGCTGATGTCGTCGTGGAAAGCGGCCAGCGATTCGCTCTCGCAGGCGCGGGACGCGCCCAGCGGCGAGCTGCGGATTGCCGCGCCGCTCGGTCTCGGGCCGCTGATCGCGCCCGCGCTCTCGCTGGTGTTGTCCACCTGGCCGCAACTGCGCTTGCGTCTCATGGTGAGCGACGACATGGTCGATCTGATCGATGCGCGCGTGGATCTCGCCATTCGCATCGGCAAGCTGGCGGACTCCGGCTGGACGGCCCAGAAGCTGTGCGAGCTCGACACCATCCTGTGCGCGTCACCGGCTTATCTGGAGCGTCATGGCACGCCCGGTACGCCCCAGGCGTTGAGCGGGCATCACTGGATCGCGCTGGAGCGCGAGGTCGAGGCCGCGCGCTCGCTGGATGCCGCGGACGGCGCGGCGCCTGCGATTCCGGTGACGCTCTACACGGAGAGTCGGGCGGAAAAACGCCCGGAAAAACGCCCGGAAAAGCGTACGGAAAAGCGGGTGAAGCAGACGGTACGCGTGAACGTGCGCGCGATGAGTACGTCGCAACCGGCCGTTCAGCAACTTTGCGAGGAAGGCATGGGAATCGCGCGCGTGTCGTATGTCGAGGTGCTGGCGCAACTCAAGAGCCGCAGGCTGGTCCACGTGCTGCCCAAGTGGGCGTTTGCGCCGCTGCCCGTGACGCTCGTGACGCCGCGCAAGGAAGGCCAGCCCGCCAAGGTGCGGGCGGCGGTGCAGGCGCTACGGGATTATTTCCGCGATCTGCCGGTGGTTCGGGCGAGCGGGGAGTGA
- a CDS encoding mandelate racemase/muconate lactonizing enzyme family protein: MRIVEIREKTVPISSPIRNAYIDFSKMTLSLVAVITDVIRDGKPVVGYGFNSNGRYGQGKLMRERFIPRLLEADPATLVDEAGDNLDPHKIWATMFTNEKPGGHGERSVAIGTIDMAVWDAVAKIAGKPLFQLLADRYGNGQPDRKIFVYAAGGYYYPGQDHEKLKDEMRSYLDRGYTVVKKKIGGASLDEDLRRIDSILSVLGDGQKLAVDANGRFDLDTAIQYAKALSQYDLFWYEEPGDPLDYELQATLRNYYDNPMATGEDLFSMQDARNLIRYGGMRPDRDWLQFDCALSYGLVEYLRTLEMLRQHGWSPSRCIPHGGHQMSLNIAAGLGLGGNESYPDLFQPYGGFPDGVKVDNGYITLPDLPGIGFEGKADLYAEMQKLSA; this comes from the coding sequence ATGAGAATCGTTGAGATTCGCGAGAAGACCGTTCCGATCAGTTCCCCGATCCGCAACGCCTATATCGACTTCAGCAAGATGACGTTGAGCCTCGTCGCCGTGATCACCGACGTGATCCGCGACGGCAAACCCGTGGTCGGCTACGGTTTCAATTCGAACGGCCGTTATGGCCAGGGCAAGCTCATGCGCGAGCGTTTCATTCCGCGCCTGCTCGAAGCCGACCCCGCCACGCTCGTCGACGAGGCCGGCGACAACCTCGATCCGCACAAGATCTGGGCGACGATGTTCACCAACGAAAAGCCCGGCGGTCACGGCGAGCGCTCGGTCGCCATCGGCACGATCGACATGGCCGTGTGGGACGCGGTGGCGAAGATCGCGGGCAAGCCGCTCTTCCAGCTGCTCGCCGACCGCTACGGCAACGGCCAGCCCGACCGCAAGATTTTCGTCTACGCGGCGGGCGGCTATTACTACCCGGGCCAGGATCACGAAAAGCTCAAGGACGAAATGCGCAGCTATCTCGACCGCGGCTACACGGTCGTGAAGAAGAAGATCGGCGGCGCGTCGCTCGACGAGGATCTGCGCCGTATCGACTCGATCCTGAGCGTGCTCGGCGACGGCCAGAAACTCGCGGTCGATGCCAATGGCCGCTTCGATCTGGATACCGCGATCCAGTACGCGAAGGCGCTCTCGCAATACGACCTGTTCTGGTACGAGGAACCGGGCGATCCGCTCGATTACGAACTGCAGGCCACGCTGCGCAACTATTACGACAATCCGATGGCGACCGGCGAGGATCTGTTCTCGATGCAGGACGCGCGCAACCTGATCCGTTACGGCGGCATGCGCCCGGACCGCGACTGGCTGCAATTCGATTGCGCGCTGAGCTACGGTCTCGTCGAATATCTGCGCACGCTCGAGATGCTGCGCCAGCATGGCTGGTCGCCGAGCCGCTGCATTCCGCACGGCGGCCACCAGATGTCGCTGAACATCGCGGCGGGCCTCGGCCTCGGCGGCAACGAGTCCTATCCGGATCTGTTCCAGCCGTACGGCGGCTTCCCCGACGGCGTGAAGGTCGACAACGGCTACATCACCCTGCCGGATTTGCCGGGCATCGGCTTCGAGGGCAAGGCCGATCTCTACGCGGAAATGCAGAAGCTCTCGGCGTAA